Below is a window of Megalopta genalis isolate 19385.01 chromosome 7, iyMegGena1_principal, whole genome shotgun sequence DNA.
AAATTGTTACGCGTCCCTGTCTGAAATCAGAATGTTACTTCTCCGTACGGTTTTCGTGTTCGCCTAAGTCGTGGAAAACGAATTTTCGCGACCAGCGTTGCGAATATCGCGCGTCGGATTTGTGCAATTAAAGGGGGGTCGAAAAAATATTTGCACGCTCGATTTTCCTTGGAGAGAACAGCCTGCAGAGAAGTGGAAATTTCATGTAATTTAAATGTTTCGTTATTCGTTGAAATAATATGATTGCCTATAAACGTTAGTGATTTACCGTTTGAAAAGTAATAGAAAAAAGAACGAAAATTTCAGAGCCAAGGGAAGAAGAGCAAGAAAAAAATTTGTCAGATGTTAACCAAGAATCGTTCTCTCTATTCGTTTATATGTATAATCTAATTTTTGGACCCACCGTGGGTAGCGCAGTTATTTATATGCAATTTTGGGTTTTACCTTTAGCTATAAAACCTGACTTACGCCAGTCTCGAGAGGGTGGTGTATTACTAACATTTGGACAAGGCGATGTGGGACAGCTGGGCTTGGGAGAGGATGTTGTCGAGAAGATTCGTCCAGCTGTTATTCCTGGATATCAGGATTATGTAGCCATAGCAGCTGGTGGCATGCACAATGTGTGCCTGAGGGAAACAGGAGAGATCTTAACTTTTGGATGTAACGACGAGGGAGCGTTAGGACGAGATACTTCTTTGGATGGTTCTGAAAGCAAACCAGATATGGTCAAACTACCTGGGAAAGTCATCCAGGTGACTGCTGGCGACTCCCATAGCGCTGCTTTGTTAGAAGATGGAAGAGCTTTTGCATGGGGCTCCTTCAGGGTATAATTTTGTatacttaaatatttttatgattATTTTTAAGCAAACAAGCATTAAATCCGAATTTGTTTAATAGGATTCCCATGGCACCATGGGTCTCACATCGAAAGGAAACGAACAAGTCCCGATACAAATACTGCCAAATGTAAAGATATTTAAAATAGCATCAGGTGCTGATCACTTAGTTTTACTTAGCGAACAAGGACAGATATACACATGTGGATGTGCCGAACAAGGTCAATTAGGTAGAGTTGCTGCAAGAGCAGCTAATAGAAACACTCGACGTGGTATGGATCCATTGTTAGTCCCGGGTTTAGTCAAATTTCATATTAAGAAGAAATTAGAATTCGGCGATATATGGGCCGGAACTTATTGTACCTTCGCTAAAGAACATAACACAGgagatatatatgtatttggTCTGAATAATTATTATCAGATTGGTAAGTTCAAGGGAAACATACCATATATAGAACAATAACATctttatacaatataaatggTTTCAGGTT
It encodes the following:
- the Rcc1 gene encoding regulator of chromosome condensation 1; this encodes MVSVPPRNARKRSAPASTSNASQPKQIKKKEAIKPDLRQSREGGVLLTFGQGDVGQLGLGEDVVEKIRPAVIPGYQDYVAIAAGGMHNVCLRETGEILTFGCNDEGALGRDTSLDGSESKPDMVKLPGKVIQVTAGDSHSAALLEDGRAFAWGSFRDSHGTMGLTSKGNEQVPIQILPNVKIFKIASGADHLVLLSEQGQIYTCGCAEQGQLGRVAARAANRNTRRGMDPLLVPGLVKFHIKKKLEFGDIWAGTYCTFAKEHNTGDIYVFGLNNYYQIGLKNPTTHFFPQIARTFSGRTWRHISSGQHHTIALDDSGQVFVMGRKEYGRLGLGADCSDAMELTLVPSLKSCVDVAAGSAQSFAVTDSGELYAWGMGSSGQLGTGEEEDVEVPVLVKGKQLEGKTVIRVAGGGQHTLVLAVTP